Genomic window (Pristis pectinata isolate sPriPec2 chromosome 28, sPriPec2.1.pri, whole genome shotgun sequence):
tgcacaaaggaagaggcCGAGTTGTTGGTGGTCAATCATTCACGAGcagggacatcactgcaggagttcctcagggtatttcctgggcccaaccaccttcgGCTGCTTCAACAATCACCTTCCTTCTACCGCAAGGTTTCATTGGCAGCACCTCAGCAGGTGGTGGTCCGTGCCTACGTGCAGCCTGAAGTGTCAGGTAATGTTCACTCCAGGCAGGGAGCACCTGCAACAATGGTCTCCAACTACCTACACCTGATTTGCCACAATCAACATCTGGGAGTTACAACCGATGAGAAACTGTCAAATCAGACACATCAATACTGTAGATACAAGAGTGGGTCAGAGACCGTATCCTGCAGCGAGGGACTCACCTCTCAACACCCCGGCCTTGCCACTATCCACAAggaacaagtcaggaatgtgatgcaaCACACTGTCTGCCTGCAAGAGTTCAGGGTCATGAAGCTGAACACCGTCCACGACAAAGCAGGCTGTCTGATCAGTACTGCATCTACCACCCTCAACATTCCCACCCGTCTTGGTACAGAATGACTCCAGAGTGTACAATGCACTatgtgctgcagttactcacctcggCTCGGAGGAACACCTCACAGACCCACAGCCTTTACCACGTACAAAGGAAGACACCAGCTGCAGGTCCACCACCCTCACTGGGAAACGTGTTGCTGGgtttaaatgctggaactccctacaTACAGCATTGTAGGACCACCTACACCTGAAGGCCTGCAGTGACTGGCCAGCACTCTccaaacactggccttgccagtgattccCTCACTCCTGAAGGAGCAATAGATGATCAAGAGTGACAGCTGCAGTGAAGAACTGGGCACAGGCGCTCAGTGCGGAACCACCTCACCACGTTCGTTCCCAAGCTGCTTTCCTATCTTGTCTGCTCCGTTCTAGAGTCTGTTTGATATTTGAATCGAATCTCTAATCTCCCAGCAACACAGCTCCACTGTTCCATTTCAGTCTGAGTGACACATTAGGACCAGCGAACCTGTGCCAGTGTTTGTGTAGATGTGTTACACTCGTTCGATTACAAACCAGATTAAAATTTACATCTGTCCCACTCAACGCGCGTTTGGCTGTTCTAATCATTCACCTTTCTTGCCTGTTCCTCGGACTGATCCCCTTCACACATCAGCACGGCCCTTCCAGTGTCTCTTCTCTCAGACAACGGGTGTCCAATTCCATCCATCTCATTGAGGAGAACAGACAGGACTCGCTCTTGAACACTGTGTCCATTTGCAGGGTCACCTGACCGTGACCCAACGATTGAGTCAATCTCATCCAGGAACAGGATCGAGGGTGAAGCAGCTCGAGCCTGGCGGAACACCTGCACACGAAACACGAGGcagaagtgagagagaggagagggatggcGACTTCAGACCAGGAGAGAATGCCGACAGCACAGAGTGGGGGGAGCAGCTTGATGCCCAAATCCTCCCAAATGCCAGAGGGACTGAATCAAATCCAGCAAGTTGTAGGCACTGAGGATTAGaccatataacagtacagcacaggaacaggccctttggcccactatatctgcgctgaacacaatgccaatctaactaatcccacttgcccacacatgacccatatccctccatccctgcctgttcacgtgtgtgcctaaatgcctcttaaacattgctgttgtatctccctccaccacttcccctggcagcccattccaggcacccaccattctcggCGTAAAAATGTTGCCCTGTAAAATTCTGATAGCTAAtgtcgttctgttgtttaagaaaggctctaagaataagccgtgaaactataggccagtgagcctgacgtcagttgtgggcaaatcattggaagatattctgagggacaggatatataagtatttggataaacagggcctgattagggatagtcaacattgctttgtgcatggtaggtcaagtttttcgaggaggttaccaggaaggttgatcaagtgAAGGTGatggatgtagtctacatggactatagcaaggcctttaacaaagtcccgcatgggaggcttgtccagaaggttaagtcgcttggcattcaggatgaagtagtcaattggattcaacattggcttagcgggagaagccagagagtgatagtagatggttgtgtctctgactggaggcctgtgactagtggtgtgccgcagggatcggtgctgggtctgttgttatcatctatattaatgatttagatgataatgtggtaaactggatcagcaagtttgcagatgacaccaagattgggggtgtagtggacagcgaggaaggctatcaaagcctgcagcatgatcttgaccggctgggaaaatgggctgaaaaatggcagatggaatttaatgcagacacgtgtgaggtgatgcactttgggaggacaaaccagggtaagacttacacagtgaatggtagggcactgaggtgtgcagtagaacaaagggccctgggaatacagatctatagttccctgaaagtggcgtcacaggtagatagggtcgtaaagagagtttttggcactttggccttcataaatcaggcatttgagtacaggagttggggtgttatgttgaatttgtacaagacgttggtgaggctgaatttggagtattgcgtgcagttctggtcacctacctacaggaaagatatcaataagcttgaaagaggtgtagagaaaatttacacggatgttgctgggacttgaggacctgagttatagggaaaggttgaatagcttAGGACTCTATCCCCTGGAGtgctggagaatgaggggagatcctatagaggtatacaaagttatgaggggtatagattgggtgaatgcatgcaggtgttttcccctcaggttgggtgagactagaactagaggtcataggtttagggtgaagggtgaaatatttaaggagaatctgaggggaaacttcttcactcagagggtggtgcgagtgtggaacgagctgccagcgaaagtggtggatgtgggttcaattgtaacatttaagagaggtttggataggtacatggatgagaggtatggagggatatggtccaggtgcaggtagatgggactaggcagaaaaccaggccagcatggactagatgggccaaagggcctgtttctgtgctgtagtgctctatgactaaatttcccctctcaccttgagcaGGATTTACCttgctcaaagccatgctgactatccctaataaatccaCACTTtcccaaatgtgagtaaattctatcctgctgaatctcctccaGTAGTTTCCCTACCGCTGACGCAGGGCCCATCAGCCTGTAACTTCCCGGTTTGTTCCCGTTGCTTTTCTTAAACGaatgaacaacactggctattctccattcTTCTAGAATCCAtggctaaagaggacacaaagatctctgtcaaggccccagcgacctcctctctgcctctctcaataacctgggatagatccctgtgggacacgttcaccttaatacttttttttgaagagacCCAACATCACTTCCTTCTTTATATGCCTGAGAAtatcatcctccccccccccccaagatctcactgtcctccacattcttctccttggtgaataccaatgcaaagtacccatttagtacctcgcccacttcctcttgctccaggcataaattccctcctttgtcctcgagtggtcctaccctttctctGCTCGGAgaatctgctccaccaggggAGCTGGGTAAATACTCACCTCAGCCAACGCCTTTTCAGAATCACCCACGAAGGGGGAGAAGAGTTCAGCCGCACTGACCGACAGCAAGGAGCACCGGCAGCTGGAGGCCGCGGCCTTCACCAATGTGGTCTTTGCACAGCCTGGCGGTCCATACAGGAGGATACCCCGACAAGGCCTCGTCCCCATCCTCACAAATGCTTCCGGGTACCTCAACGGCCACTCGACACTCTGCCGGAAGCGATGCCAGGGAGATCAGTACAAGATTGACACAGAATAAAACGGGTTGAAGCAGCTGGGCAAGGTCAGGACTTTACAAACTTTACCTGCCTTAGTTTCAGCTTGACTTCGTCCAGGCCTCCGATCTGGTCCCAGTGCACAGGTTTGAAGTCAGTCAGGCCAATGCTGCTCCTGAGGGAGGATGGGTGCACCACCTTCAGCGCCTCCTGGAAGTCTGCAAGGGTTATCCGCTGCTTCACCGAGTCCTTCCTCAAAGAAACCAGAAACTTAACAGCTGGGGGAGAGGTGGATTTAAtcaacacagtgctggaggattgACAGACTACATAGGACATGGTAGACCTCGAGTGGGGTTGGCCACAGTACAGAAGCCTACTCTAGATAACAGGGACCTGGAGCAGTTCCCTGGTCTGAGTAACGACCAGTTTGCAGAGCAGAGAAACCTGCAACAATTCCCAGTTCTGCTGATGGGAGCTGGCCCCAGTCCCACTTGTTTGCAGGTGGGATACTGTCGAGACATTTTCCATCCTGTACGTGGAATGGTTGGATTCACAGCAGGTCACCAGCAAGTGTGGACACCAGAGCATGTGGCTGAATCCTGCAACTTTGCATTTCCTTTCACAGACCTGTGTTTGTTGGGAAGgcccatggtgggggtgggggtgagacatgagctgcctccttgaacccctcactgcactccttctggtgaaggtgcacccacagtgctgttggggagggagcttcaGGCTTTAGACCCAGCACTGATGAACTTCCGGGATGGTACAtggactggttcatttgctgagaaggtGCTAATGGAATTGAAACAATCATCTGTGAAGTTCCTCCGCTTTTGACCCCACAACAGAAGATccgttgaagcagctgaagatggctgggcccaggacactgccctcaggaactcctgcagcgatgtaacaatctgctggaggaactcagcaggtcgagaggaaaggaattgttgatgtttcaggtcaaaaccctggagtCCTGGTGAgattctccagcagattatttgttgttccagactgcagcatctgcagtccctcgtgtcactactgcagtgatgtcctggggctgggatggttgacctccaaTAGCTCCAATCATTCCCCTCTGTCCATGTTACGACTCCTACCATTGTCTTCCCCTTGATACCAcctaacttcagttttaccagggtctTTGGTGCCATatttagtcaaatgctgccttgacatcaagggaattcagctctttgggccATGTTTGGAGTAAGCCTATGGGCTGAGTGATCCTAGCAAAACCCAAGTGGACGTTGATGACCAGGTTATTGGAGAGTTTAGTGCCATTTGAATGCAGTGTTGATGACCCCTGCCATCACTTCACTGAGAACAGATATTTGGgaggtaattagccagattggatctgtccctttttctccaaacaggACATCATTTTATGAATTCTTATGGACGTGCCAGCGTTGTGACTGTACGCAACCACTTGGCTAGAAGTGTCTCTGGTTCGGGAACACAGGGATGCTGTCTGATTCCACAGCCTTTGTTGCAGCCAGTATCTCAGCTGTTTCTCATCACACTGATTGAAGGTGCAATGGTGGCAATTtcaggaggaagcagaggctgatcaTCCGCTTAGTACTTGAGGCTGAACATAATTGAGAATGCTTCAGACTTGTCTTGGCTGAAACGTTCTCAACTAAGGGCCCACGTTTCTCACTCACAACCCATCAATGTTAGGGGAGATTCTCTTGGAGATCCTCCTCCCATTTGCTGTTTTATTGGCACTATCATTCAGGATcaaatgtggcaggactgcagtgcTTAGATCTGATCTGTTGATGGTGGATCGCTTGGCTCTGTCCGTTACATGCTATGTGTACAGGTAGTTCTGATGCACCCCAATAGGTCAGCACCTCGATACTACGTGTATAGATAGTTCTGGTGCACCCCAATAGGTCAGCACCTCGATACTACGTGTATAGGTAGTTCTGGTGCACCCCAATAGGTCAGCACCTCGATACTACGTGTATAGGTAGTTCTGGTGCACCCCAATAGGTCAGCACCTCGATACTACGTGTATAGGTAGTTCTGGTGCACCCCAATAGGTCAGCACCTCGATACTACGTGTATAGGTAGTTCTGGTGCACCCCAATAGGTCAGCACCTCGATACTACGTGTATAGGTAGTTCTGGTGCACCCCAATAGGTCAGCACCTCGATTTTAGTTGTACCTGTTGCTTCACTCATTGAAGCAAGGTTGATCCCTTGGCTTGATTCCGTTGGTGCTGTGAGGAATCTGCCTGCTCACGAGGTTGCAGATGGGGGTAGCAAACATTTCTCCTGCTCCAGTGGTCCATGGCATCCCATGGATATAGTTTCCATTCTAACCCACTTGGCATGATTCTATTTGGTTTAAACCAGGTTTCACACTCACTGCTCTGGGCAGTGGGGTAAGGGGCTGGCCTCCTCACCCAGGCTGGTTCAGTGCCTGGGGGTTTCTGGCAGATACTGAGTTTGTCACTTCACCCCCATACCTGGGAACTGCGCCTGATGACCTGCAGAGCAGCCTCTCGACACAGGGCTGTCAGGTCAGCCCCGACATAGCCACTTGTTGCTTCTGCCAGCCAGGACACGTTAACATCAGCACTCAGAGGCATTGGGGCAGTGACCGCTTCCAGAATGGACTGACGCTGAAACATTGTCGGGACACCAATTGTGACCTGGAGGAAATAAAATGCaggtcatagagccacagagtcacacagcacggaaacaggcccttcagcccaactcgtccgtgccgaccaagatgtccaccaagccagtcccatctgcccgtgtttggcctatatcctgctaaacctttcctatccatgtacttatccgaaCATCTTTTAACTGTCGTTGTTGTACCcgtctcaactactttctctggcagattattccatacatgcaccacttGCTGCATGAAGTTGGCgtccctcaggtccattttaaatctttcacctctcaccttaaacatacgcCCTGTAGTTTTTTAAGTTCCTCTTCCCTGAGGAAAAGACCATGTGCGTTCACCTTGTCTATACCCTCagtattttatacacatctataaagtcaccccccagtctcctatgttccaatgaataaagctcagcccgcccaacctctccctataactcaggccctcaagtcctggcagcatcctcataaatcttctctgcactctttcctgtaacagggcgaccaaaactacgctaataccccaagtgtggcctcaccaatgtcttgtacaactgcaactcaATCACAGGTGATCAAGTCTGATTCAAAGTAATGAAGTACTATTGTAAAACCACTTCTGTAGGATTGCATTATCTAAAGGATGAGAATAGAGCAAGAAATGTGGAAGTCAGTGCCTGTACTGCCACAGCCACAGGAGACGGCACATTTACTACCCATAAAACAGGCTGAATACATGGAGCAAGGTGACTGGGGCAAGTCCTAGTTCGGAGATCCAGGAATCATGTTCGTCCCTTCTGGTCTTATAGATACATGCAGAGATGCGGTTAAGTGAAGGCTAGGACTGACAGCTGGATGTTTCGGGGTAAAGACCTTTTAGACATGACAGGGGGATGCAAAAGGGAAGGGGGAGTCACACTTCTGATTATCGAGAGGTCATAGCAGtatgaagagagagagataatggaGGGATCGTCCAATGAGGCCACATGCGTAGAATTTAagaggggcaatcactttgcttgatctcccaacagtcagtgggatttagaggaacaggTACATAAGCACATCGCAGAGAGGTGCAAAAGCAATACGGTTACAGTAGTGTGGGACTTTAACTGTCTCAATATTGACTGAGGTTGCCGTAGTGTaagaggcttggatggggcagaattcgtTAAGTGTGTCCAAAAcagttttttgagacaatacgTAGATAGTTCTACCATAGGAATGGCTGTACTtaactttttcttaaaaaatgaaaccgggcaagtggtggaagtgtcagtgggggaacactttggaaacaCTGACCACCAGTCTGAAAGTTTCAAGGTTGTTAGGTTAAGGGatgaggttggtcctcaagttgaggaCCTGGTgaaaatagattgggagcagatagAACAACATCTTACAAGCGGAGTCTTTCCAAAGGGAGTTGACAAGAGGGTTGGCCAGCACGTTCCACCGAGGATGGCAAAGTAAATGTCTCTGTGGACTTCAGTAgggtgtttgacaaggtgccacatgctCGGCTGGCCCAGCAGGTTAAGGCCCACGGGGTCCGAGGCTGACTGGACCCCAGGTTGGTTGGTGAGAGGATGCCGAGGGTGGCGGACGGTTCTCTGACCGGACAGCTGGGACCAGTGATGCCCCCGGGGATCGGTGCTGGCCCCggctcccctccctccacaccccgcCCCGCCGCCCTCACCTCTCGGTCAAACCGCCCAGGCCTCCTCAGTGCGGGATCCAGGGCCTCGGGCCTGTCGGTGGCGCCCACCAGCACGAACGGCCTGCGCCCCGGGCTGTCGAGCAGGCCGAGGAGCTGGGCCAGAAGCCGGTGCTCGGCGCCCTGGCCCCGGCCCGTCCTCCGGGGAAACACGGCGTCCAGCTGGTCGATGAAGAGCAGGCAAGGCCGGCGCCCGGCCTTGGCCTCGGCCCTGCCGAAGAGGCGCCTGAGGCGGCACTCGCTGTCCCCGGGCCGCGGCCCGAGCAGCGCCGAGGCCGAGGCCTCCAGCACCCAGGCGCCCAGCTCCTGGGCCAGGCGGCGCAGCAGCCGCGTCTTGCCCACGCCCGGCGGCCCGAGCAGCAGTACTCCCCGCGGGCAGTCCAGGCCCAGGCGCGCCGAGGCCTCGGGGTAGAGCAGCGGCCAGGCCAGCGCCTCTCGCAGAGGGCGGAGGGCGGGCTCGGGCTCAGGCCCCGAGGCCTCGGCCGGGCCCCGGCTCTCCGCCCGGTACCGCTCCAGGCTCAGCACCTCGGCCACCCGCACGTCGGCCCCGGGCGCCAGCAGCGCGGCCCCGGCGGCCGGCGGCTCCAGCCAGCACACCTCGAGCAGCAGCAGGGCGCCGGGCCAGGCCGAGGCCTCGGGGCCTGCCACCCGCACCACTAGCCCGGCGCTCAGGTAGACGCCCTTCAGCAGGCGGCGGAGCAGCGGGGCCGGGGGCGGGGGGCCGCCGGGCTCGGCCGCCAGCACCGCCCGCACGCACACCCGCCGGGCCCTGCTGCAGCCCACGGCCTGCAGCTGCCCGAGGCCCAGGCTCAGGCCGCGGGCCCCGCGCTCCGGGAAGCCCGGGCTGGCGCACTTGGCGTCCAGCTGCAGGAGGCCGTCGGCGCGGTCGGCCCGGGGCCAGGCGGAGCACAGCGCCAGGCCGCCGGCCACACACACCCGCAGCGGGCCGCCCAGCCGCACGCCCAGCGCCGCCAGAGCCCGCGGCCCCAGGCGGCAGCGCTGCGACCCGCGGTCCCGGGGATCGGGCGGCAGCAGCCGCAAGCCCGGCCCGTCCATGGCGGCGGCACCGCTCACCCCAGGCCCCGGCTCCGGGCCTCTACAACACCGTCTCCCGGGCAACCGGACTCACTTCCGCCGGAAGTGGCCGCAGCTTCCTGCCGGACCATGAGCCGTATCTATAGCGACGACCGGCTGTCCGTCGGCCCCGTTCACCGGGAGCGGGTCCCGGGGCGGTGGGTCCGGTGGGCCCCGGGGTAAGGCTGGGGGTGCGGGCGGTGGGCCCCGGGGTGGGTCCTGGGGTAAGGCCGGGGGTGCGGGCGGTAAGGCCGGGGGTGCGGGCGGTGGGCCCGGGGTGGGTCCTGGGGGCCCCGGAGTGAGCCCCGGGGTAAGGCCGGGGGTGCGGGCGGTGGGCCCTGGGGTGTGGGCGGTAAGGCCGGGGGTGTGGGCAGTGGGCCCGGGGTGGGTCCTGGGGGCCCCGGAGTGGGCCCTGGGGTAAGGCCGGGGGTGAGGGCGGTGGGACCTGGGGTGAGGCCGGGGGGTGTGGGCAGTGGGTCCCAGGGTAAGGCCCGGGATGGGTCCCGGGGTGTGGGCGGTGGGTCCAGGGTGAGGCCGGGGGTGAAGCGCCGCCCTGACCCGCTGCTTTGTTTGCAGTGGCCCTGGGGCTGTGCTGGAGGGGGAACTGCGGCTGGTGAGTCGGCACCAGATCGAGGATGACACCGGCAGCAAGGTGAGCGGGTCTGGCATTGGCCCGCGGGGCTCCAGAACAGTGTGaagggtgttgggggttcacactgtgctggggttacagtgggggagcccgggggtgtgtgaggtgggagggtgggactgtgctgggtgttgggggttaacactgtgctggggttacagtgggggagcccgggggtgtgggagggtgggactgtgctgggtgcggggtgttgggggttcacaccgtgctggggttacagtgggggagcccgggggtgtgggggtgtgggagggtgggactgtgctgggtgcggggtgttgggggttcacactgtgctggggttacagtgggggagcccgggggtgtgtgaggtgggagggtgggactgtgctgggtgttgggggttcacactgtgctggggttacagtgggggagcccgggggtgtgggagggtgggactgtgctgtgtggggggtgttgggggttcacactgtgctggggttacagtgggggagcctgggggtgtgtgaggtgggagggtgggactgtgctgggtgttgggggttcacactgtgctggggttacagtgggggagcccgggggtgtgtgaggtgggagggtgggactgtgctgggtgtggggtgttgggggttcacactgtgctggggttacagtgggggagcccgggggtgtgggagggtgggactgtgctgggtgcggggtgttgggggttaacactgtgctggggttacagtgggggagcccgggggtgtgtgaggtgggagggtgggactgtgctgggtgttgggggttaacactgtgctggggttacagtgggggagcccgggggtgtgggagggtgggactgtgctgggtgcggggtgttgggggttcacactgtgctggggttacagtgggggagcccgggggtgtgtgaggtgggagggtgggactgtgctgggtgttgggggttaacactgtgctggggttacagtgggggagcccgggggtgtgggagggtgggactgtgctgggtgtggggtgttgggggttcacactgtgctggggttacagtgggggagcctgggggtgtgtgaggtgggagggtgggactgtgctgggtgttggggttcacactgtgctggggttacagtgggggagcccgggggtgtgtgcggtgggagggtgggactgtgctgggtgtggggtgttgggggttcacactgtgctggggttacagtgggggagcccgggggtgtgggagggtgggactgtgctgggtgcggggtgttgggggttaacactgtgctggggttacagtgggggagcccgggggtgtgtgaggtgggagggtgggactgtgctgggtgcggggtgttgggggttcacactgtgctggggttacagtgggggagcccgggggtgtgtgaggtgggagggtgggactgtgctgggtatTGGGGGttaacactgtgctggggttacagtgggggagcccgggggtgtgggagggtgggactgtgctgggtgttgggggttcacactgtgctggggttacagtgggggagcccgggggtgtgtgaggtgggagggtgggactgtgctgggtgcggggtgttgggggttcacactgtgctggggttacagtgggggagcccgggggtgtgtgagggtgggactgtgctgggtgcggggtgttgggggttcacactgtgctggggttacagtgggggagcctgggggtgtgggagggtgggactgtgctgggtgcggggtgttgggggttcacactgtgctggggttacagtgggggagcccgggggtgtgggagggtgggactgtgctgggtgcggggtgttgggggttcacactgtgctggggttacagtgggggagcccgggggtgtgtgaggtgggagggtgggactgtgctgggtgttgggggttaacactgtgctggggttacagtgggggagcccgggggtgtgtgagggtgggactgtgctgggtgcggggtgttgggggttcacactgtgctggggttacagtgggggagcccgggggtgtgtgagggtgggactgtgctgggtgcggggtgttgggggttaacactgtgctggggttacagtgggggagcccaggggtgtgggagggtgggactgtgctgggtgcggggtgttgggggttcacactgtgctggggttacagtgggggagcccgggggtgtgtgaggtgggagggtgggactgtgctgggtgttgggggttcacactgtgctggggttacagtgggggagcccgggggtgtgggagggtgggactgtgctgggtgtggggtgttgggggttcacactgtgctggggttactgGGGGGGCGCCggggggtgtgtgaggtgggagggtgggactgtgctgggtgttgggggttcacactgtgctggggttacagtgggggagcccgggggtgtgtgaggtgggagggtggggactgtgctgggtgtggggtgttgggggttcacactgtgctggggttacagtgggggagcccgggggtgtgggcgggtgggactgtgctgggtgcggggtgttgggggttaacactgtgctggggttactgggggggagcccgggggtgtgtgaggtgggagggtgggactgtgctgggtgcggggtgttgggggttcacactgtgctggggttacagtgggggagcccgggggtgtgtgaggtgggagggtgggactgtgctgggtgttgggggttaacactgtgctggggttacagtgggggagcccgggggtgtgggtgggtgggactgtgctgggtgcggggtgttgggggttcacactgtgctggggttacagtgggggagcccgggggtgtgtgaggtgggagggtgggactgtgctgggtgttgggggttaacactgtgctggggttacagtgggggagcccgggggtgtgggagggtgggactgtgctgggtgtggggtgttgggggttcacactgtgctggggttaca
Coding sequences:
- the spata5l1 gene encoding spermatogenesis-associated protein 5-like protein 1 produces the protein MDGPGLRLLPPDPRDRGSQRCRLGPRALAALGVRLGGPLRVCVAGGLALCSAWPRADRADGLLQLDAKCASPGFPERGARGLSLGLGQLQAVGCSRARRVCVRAVLAAEPGGPPPPAPLLRRLLKGVYLSAGLVVRVAGPEASAWPGALLLLEVCWLEPPAAGAALLAPGADVRVAEVLSLERYRAESRGPAEASGPEPEPALRPLREALAWPLLYPEASARLGLDCPRGVLLLGPPGVGKTRLLRRLAQELGAWVLEASASALLGPRPGDSECRLRRLFGRAEAKAGRRPCLLFIDQLDAVFPRRTGRGQGAEHRLLAQLLGLLDSPGRRPFVLVGATDRPEALDPALRRPGRFDREVTIGVPTMFQRQSILEAVTAPMPLSADVNVSWLAEATSGYVGADLTALCREAALQVIRRSSQDSVKQRITLADFQEALKVVHPSSLRSSIGLTDFKPVHWDQIGGLDEVKLKLRQSVEWPLRYPEAFVRMGTRPCRGILLYGPPGCAKTTLVKAAASSCRCSLLSVSAAELFSPFVGDSEKALAEVFRQARAASPSILFLDEIDSIVGSRSGDPANGHSVQERVLSVLLNEMDGIGHPLSERRDTGRAVLMCEGDQSEEQARKLEFQEVCNKEVIVIAATNRPDLLDDALLRPGRFDQIIFVPAPDEETRLSILKICTSKTPLDGVCLRELGAATAGLLEQTYTIYARRLPCCLCKNMGSMLQL